One Channa argus isolate prfri chromosome 15, Channa argus male v1.0, whole genome shotgun sequence DNA segment encodes these proteins:
- the kcnj4 gene encoding ATP-sensitive inward rectifier potassium channel 12, which produces MGTSRSNRYNLVAGILPEEEPQKVSIHNGHRSPDFHPHPTCATETEDSRKRSGASAASAKAQGGMNNYDGKILTRGSNSVRSRFVKKNGQCNVVFTNMEEKRQRYLADIFTTCVDISWRYLLLIFCTSFMVSWLFFGIIFYSVSMAHGDFEDSTVKAQGLTAGSLHSPTSGHTAGGHPQSMPCILHIQGFVGALLFSMETQTTIGYGWRCVTEECPVTVITVVIQSIVGCIIDSFMIGTIMAKMARPKKRNQTLMFSKNAVIALRDGKLCLMWRVGNLRRSHIVEAHVRAQLIRSYITAEGEFIPLEQMDLNVGYDEGTDRLFLVSPLVIVHEIDKDSPLYTLSRADLETDDFEIVVILEGMVEATAMTTQFRSSYLSREIFWGHRFEPVIYEDRDRYKVDYARFHKTYEVPSTPQVSAKELDEAASLDSSAASPVSACRSRQDFIPRSLGAFCYENEVALSCGEEEVDIFDSSQIVGRDRAEERRTSVSTDFQNMFKDTATMTSGSHNVLCVLDMDNNQMEFDILQTAIPLDPVTYKSEQEI; this is translated from the coding sequence GTACAATCTTGTGGCAGGTATTTTACCAGAGGAGGAACCCCAGAAGGTCTCTATCCACAACGGCCATCGTTCCCCTGATTTCCATCCGCACCCAACCTGTGCaacagagacagaagacagtcGGAAGAGGTCGGGAGCCTCTGCCGCCAGCGCGAAAGCACAAGGAGGGATGAACAATTACGACGGGAAGATTCTGACAAGGGGCTCCAACTCAGTGCGGAGCCggtttgtaaagaaaaatggacAATGTAACGTTGTATTCACCAACATGGAAGAAAAGAGGCAGCGGTATCTAGCCGACATCTTCACCACCTGTGTGGACATCAGCTGGAGATACCTGCTGCTGATTTTCTGCACCAGCTTCATGGTATCGTGGCTTTTCTTTGGCATTATCTTCTACAGTGTCTCCATGGCACATGGGGACTTTGAGGACTCTACAGTTAAAGCTCAAGGGCTGACAGCAGGCTCGTTGCATTCGCCCACCTCTGGGCACACAGCTGGAGGGCATCCTCAAAGCATGCCCTGCATACTTCACATCCAGGGCTTTGTTGGGGCGCTTCTATTCTCCATGGAGACCCAGACCACCATTGGTTATGGCTGGCGCTGCGTTACAGAGGAGTGCCCTGTTACCGTGATAACAGTGGTGATCCAGTCCATCGTGGGCTGTATCATTGACTCTTTCATGATCGGCACCATCATGGCCAAAATGGCAAGGCCAAAGAAAAGGAACCAGACCCTCATGTTCTCCAAAAATGCCGTCATCGCATTGCGCGATGGCAAACTGTGTCTCATGTGGAGGGTGGGCAATCTGCGGAGGAGCCACATTGTGGAGGCTCACGTCCGTGCGCAACTTATACGCTCATACATCACAGCTGAGGGGGAGTTTATCCCCTTAGAGCAGATGGACCTCAATGTGGGCTATGATGAGGGCACAGACAGGCTGTTTCTGGTCTCCCCACTGGTAATAGTCCATGAGATAGATAAAGACAGCCCCTTATATACTTTAAGCCGAGCTGATCTGGAGACAGATGACTTTGAGATCGTTGTGATCTTGGAAGGGATGGTGGAGGCTACAGCCATGACCACTCAGTTTCGCAGCTCCTACCTCTCCAGAGAGATCTTCTGGGGTCACAGGTTTGAGCCTGTTATCTATGAAGACCGGGACCGCTACAAGGTGGACTACGCTCGCTTTCACAAGACCTATGAGGTGCCATCAACCCCTCAAGTCAGCGCCAAAGAGCTCGATGAGGCCGCAAGCTTGGACTCTTCGGCTGCTTCTCCCGTCTCTGCGTGTAGATCCAGACAAGACTTTATTCCCAGGTCTCTGGGTGCTTTCTGCTACGAGAACGAGGTAGCACTGAGCTGTGGGGAGGAGGAGGTCGACATCTTTGACTCCTCTCAGATTGTAGGTCGGGACagggcagaggagaggaggactTCAGTTTCCACAGACTTCCAGAATATGTTCAAGGACACTGCAACCATGACATCAGGCAGCCACAATGTCCTGTGTGTTCTGGACATGGACAACAACCAGATggagtttgacattttacagactGCCATCCCTCTTGATCCTGTGACCTATAAGAGCGAGCAAGAGATATAA